One Candidatus Krumholzibacteriia bacterium genomic window, CGCCGAGCTTGCGCAACTGGTCGATCTCGGCCGCCACGATCTCCTTGGGCAGACGGAACTCGGGAATGCCGTAGACGAGCACGCCGCCGAGTTCGTGCAGAGCCTCGAACACGGTCACGTCGTGGCCCTGCTTGGCGAGGTCGGTGGCACAGCTCAGGCCCGACGGGCCGCTGCCCACGATCGCGACCTTCTTGCCGGTACGCTTCTCGGGCGGGGTGACCTTCATCAGTCCACCGTCGCGCTCGAAGTCGGCGACGAAGCGCTCCAGATGACCGATCGCCACGGGATCGCCCTTCTTGCCCAGGATGCAGAGCTGTTCGCACTGCTCCTCCTGCGGGCAGACCCGCCCGCAGATCGCCGGCAGGGAGTTGTCGCCCTTGATCACCTTGGCGGCCTCGTCGAAGCGCTCCTCGACCACCAGGCGGATGAAGCCGCCGATGTCGACGTTGACGGGGCATCCCATCACGCACTTCGGGTTCTTGCAGTCGAGACAACGCTGCGCCTCGCGCACGGCCAGGGCGGCCGTCATGCCCAGGTTCACTTCCTCGAAGTTGTGGCTCCGGGCGGTGGCGTCCTGCTCGGGCATCTTCTGCCGCTCGATCTTGCGTCGTTCCTTGGGGTGAAGATGCTCGGCCATACGTCGGTCCTCGTTCTCGGATCCGGCCGGGCGCCCGGCCTCGATCTCGTTCCCTAGGTGAGTTGATCGGCCTGCCGTCCGAGACGGCACTCGTGGTCGTGCTCGAACTCGTCGAGCCGGGTCTTCTCGAATCCCAGATACGCCTTGTTGCGCGCGGTGAGCAGGTCGAAGTCGACCGCGTGGGCGTCGAATTCCGGGCCGTCGACGCAGGCGAACTTCGTCTCGCCGCCGACCTCCACGCGGCAGCCGCCGCACATGCCCGTGCCGTCGACCATGATCGGGTTCAGGCTCACCACGGTCTCGATGCCGTGCGGGCGGGTGACCTCGGCCACGGCGCGCATCATCGGTACGGGGCCGATGGCCAGGACGAAGTCGATGCGGCGGCCCGAGTCGATCAGTTCCTGCAGCTTGTCGGTGACGAAGCCGTGGAAGCCGTAGGAGCCGTCGTCGGTGGTCGGGTAGACCTCGTCGCAGATCGCGCGCAGCTCGTCCTCGAGGATCACGTACTCCTTCGAGCGACCGCCGATGATCGAGACGACCTCGTTGCCGGCCTCCTTCAGGGCCACCGCGGTCGGGTACGCGATGGCGGTGCCGACGCCGCCGCCGATCGAGACGGCCGTTCCGAAGTTCTCGATGTGCGACGCGGTGCCCAGCGGACCCGCGACGTCGGAGATCGTGTCGCCGGTCTCCTTCTCGTTGAGCAGCCGCGTGGTCTTGCCCACGCCCTGGACGATGACCGCGACCCAGCCCTCTTCGGCGTTGCTGTCGGCGATGGTCAGCGGCACGCGCTCGCCGTCGGCGTGCACGCGCAGGATGACGAACTGCCCGGCCTTGCGCTTACGGGCGATCTTCGGCGCCTCGAGGCGGAAGTACTTGACGTCCGGAGCGAGGGATCGGGCCTCGACGATGCGAACCATACATGACCTCCGCGGCACGATGCTGTGGTCCGGCACGACGGAGCAGCTTCGGGGGAGCGCGTGGAGTCCGCCATGCCTGGCAATCGGGATGTATACAGGGACCCGCGCCGAGGAGCCATGTCTGCGGCCGGCCATTTCCGTGATCTGGGACGGAGTTCACGATCGGGTTCCGCGCGACCTGTGAAGGGATCACAGGAACGAGCCGGTCGAAGGCCACCGTCGACGCCCGAGGGGCTGTCCAGCGGAGCGCGATCCGCTATAGTCCGGGGCGATGAACGTCTACGAACGACTCTCCGACCCGCTCGCGCTCATCGTATTCGTGATCACCCTCTTTCTGCCGGTGATCGTCGGACTGGTGGCGCTGAAGCGCACCCGCTCGCAGTCGGACTTCTTCGTCGGCGGGCGCGCCATGAACAAGCTGGTGGTGGCCCTGTCGGCGGTGAGTTCGGGGCGGTCGTCGTGGCTGGTGCTCGGCGTGAGCGGCATGGCCTACGCCCGCGGCACGGGCGCGCTGTGGGCGGTGGCCGGCTACACCATCGTCGAGCTGATCCAGTTCCTCACCGTGGGCCAGCGCCTGCGCGACGACGCCCAGCGCTACGACTCGATCACCCTGCTCGACTGGTTCGAGTCGAAGTTCCCCGACTCGCGCCGCCGCATCCGCGTGACCGGCGCGCTGATCATCGGCGTGTTCCTCACCGCCTACGTCGCCGCCCAGCTCAACGGCGGCGCGAAGACCCTCGAGGCCGCCCTGCAGATCCCCTTCTGGACGGCGCTGCTGGCCGCGGCCGTGCTGATCGTGGTGTACATGCTGCTCGGCGGCTACATCGCCGTGGCCTACAACGACGTGGTGCGGGCGACGATCATGCTGGTCGCGCTGCTCGTGCTGCCGATCGTCGGGCTGGTCGAGATCGGCGGCTTCGCGGGGCTGGCGGAGAGCCTGCGCGGCACCGACCCGGGGTTGGTCGATCCGTTCTCGCTCGGCGTCGGTGCGCTGATCGGCTTCCTCGGCATCGGGCTCGGCTCGCCCGGCCAGCCGCACATCCTGGTGCGCTACATGTCGATCGACGACCCGAAGAACATCCGCGCCGCCGGGCTGTTCGGCTTCGCGTGGAACGTGGTGCTCGGTGCGGGCGCGGTGTTCGTGGGTCTGGTCGGCCGCGCGCTGGTACCGGCCGTGGAGAACCTGCCCGAGCAGGATCC contains:
- a CDS encoding sulfide/dihydroorotate dehydrogenase-like FAD/NAD-binding protein, translated to MVRIVEARSLAPDVKYFRLEAPKIARKRKAGQFVILRVHADGERVPLTIADSNAEEGWVAVIVQGVGKTTRLLNEKETGDTISDVAGPLGTASHIENFGTAVSIGGGVGTAIAYPTAVALKEAGNEVVSIIGGRSKEYVILEDELRAICDEVYPTTDDGSYGFHGFVTDKLQELIDSGRRIDFVLAIGPVPMMRAVAEVTRPHGIETVVSLNPIMVDGTGMCGGCRVEVGGETKFACVDGPEFDAHAVDFDLLTARNKAYLGFEKTRLDEFEHDHECRLGRQADQLT
- a CDS encoding sodium/proline symporter yields the protein MNVYERLSDPLALIVFVITLFLPVIVGLVALKRTRSQSDFFVGGRAMNKLVVALSAVSSGRSSWLVLGVSGMAYARGTGALWAVAGYTIVELIQFLTVGQRLRDDAQRYDSITLLDWFESKFPDSRRRIRVTGALIIGVFLTAYVAAQLNGGAKTLEAALQIPFWTALLAAAVLIVVYMLLGGYIAVAYNDVVRATIMLVALLVLPIVGLVEIGGFAGLAESLRGTDPGLVDPFSLGVGALIGFLGIGLGSPGQPHILVRYMSIDDPKNIRAAGLFGFAWNVVLGAGAVFVGLVGRALVPAVENLPEQDPEMAYLVLSADFFAPALYGLLVGGIFAAILSTADSQLLVVSSTVVRDVWEKVVRSDVELDEQQRLKMSRMVVLLAGIAAVLLAWGAQGLVFWLVLFAWGGLGAAIGPAVILGLFWRRTTASGVVAGMITGAIVTIVWRLWLRDPTGLYELIPGFAAATIAVVLVSLLSRPRGRARV